The following are encoded together in the Vigna unguiculata cultivar IT97K-499-35 chromosome 2, ASM411807v1, whole genome shotgun sequence genome:
- the LOC114174545 gene encoding EPIDERMAL PATTERNING FACTOR-like protein 2, which produces MGRDHHHLIRARTLSLVTISLCFLIISTWTQLGLVTEGRKTPKQNGFYQTVHDDKTTVRAQIGSRPPRCERRCRSCGHCEAIQVPTNPQAQNGRINSSTLSTIAFPVGEGGSNYKPMSWKCKCGNRIFNP; this is translated from the exons ATGGGACGTGATCATCACCATCTTATCCGTGCCCGAACACTCTCACTTGTTACCATTTCTCTTTGCTTTCTCATAATTTCAACTTGGACCCAGCTGGGACTTGTTACTGAAG GTAGAAAGACTCCCAAACAGAATGGATTTTATCAG ACAGTACATGATGACAAAACAACGGTGAGGGCACAGATAGGCTCAAGACCACCAAGGTGTGAGAGAAGGTGCAGGTCTTGTGGACACTGTGAGGCCATTCAGGTACCTACAAATCCTCAAGCGCAGAATGGGAGGATCAACTCTTCAACTCTGTCAACAATTGCTTTTCCAGTGGGAGAAGGCGGGTCCAACTACAAGCCCATGAGTTGGAAGTGCAAATGTGGGAACCGTATTTTCAACCCCTGA